From the genome of Colletotrichum higginsianum IMI 349063 chromosome 4, whole genome shotgun sequence, one region includes:
- a CDS encoding Autocrine motility factor isoform 2 — MNIFKSVMRKQEMASNPAADDTCCAICYEKVGEIKEEGDREVWRYLPCGHRFGGDCIQHWLGVASVDEPHCPWCRVSMRCDCGHPVVPTTKPTRNYMYWGWMPCEICHAQLQRSRKTSKYFRGQLLPRLNSLIHSLDHNMASIPAEVPKEQEETPTKEPWEDREVWRKKWTEHFLQEDRKASASKSPRK; from the coding sequence ATGAACATTTTTAAATCCGTTATGCGAAAGCAGGAGATGGCGTCAAATCCCGCTGCCGACGACACCTGCTGTGCGATATGTTACGAAAAGGTCGGCGAaatcaaggaggagggcgaccgGGAGGTATGGCGATACCTGCCCTGCGGCCACCGCTTCGGCGGCGACTGCATACAACACtggctcggcgtcgccagcgTCGATGAGCCGCACTGCCCGTGGTGCCGGGTGAGCATGCGATGCGACTGCGGACACCCCGTGGTACCAACGACGAAGCCAACGCGGAACTACATGTACTGGGGTTGGATGCCGTGCGAAATATGCCACGCCCAGCTCCAGCGTTCTCGCAAGACCTCGAAATACTTCCGCGGCCAGCTACTGCCGCGGCTCAACTCGCTCATTCACTCGCTCGACCACAACATGGCCTCCATCCCAGCCGAGGTGCCCAAGGAGCAGGAAGAGACGCCGACCAAGGAGCCATGGGAGGACCGCGAGGTGTGGAGGAAGAAGTGGACGGAGCATTTTTTGCAAGAGGATCGCAAGGCGTCCGCGTCGAAATCGCCTAGGAAATAG
- a CDS encoding Cytokinesis protein sepA has protein sequence MSSTDKSRQSSGGKSFFSRNRKDKRNTSDEGRHLAGGDYSDTASIHSRASRHHRDSSAVSIDQYPESGMTAGPMTSIPYDSIADSRSPVPVEYLPKGDQLGVLRQNPLPHHLNKVTSDFHQYPSFDPSTMAGGAGSHASAQRVPQSNITMASTGRQTQYQQWGPGPARGSTASTINGSHNPRYDSYMTSAGRSSADQASIFSSGNGGTYDMTANRSSRPALPSASSQSSYSSHMSYRDSSHPSSHRMTKFPGMGPTGHDGFHFPRPDNDDIIDQMFLALMQKRGWHNLPEQARRQMVAYAPDKKWTLLYQDRLTEWQGEQKRRQTAKPNQYAAPEILVNSDEEGSPEWYVRRVMDNSLDTKGLGSLEVNLRTQQIGWVKRFIECQGQVALTNVLMKINRKTAIGPVPDGKSDRNSDREYDIIKCLKALMNNKFGADDALAHQQVIIALATSLTSQRLTTRKLVSEVLTFLCHWGDGEGHLKVIQALDSVKAQQGENGRFDAWMRLVEVTVDGRGKMGSMVGASDEVRSGGIGMENLLMEYAVATLILINMIVDAPEKDLQLRMHIRAQFTACGIRRILTKMDSFQYDLIDKQVEHFRTNEAIDYEDMLEKENNSIKDSIEGEVKDLNDPVQIVDAIQQRLRGSKTQDYFISALQHLLLIRDNDGEERLRMFQLVDSMLSYVAMDRRLPNMDLKQSLNFTVQSLLDKLHTDSEARQALDEALEARQVADAAMAERDEMKARMELGADGLVAKLQKQLDEQARFIEAQRRQAEGLKAELENIQTLRQKEAQRYELETRELYLMLRDAQDVAASNAVKGSKLGEDDPARMQGILDRDRLMERLQMQIERQKTQFKLEGRVWGEAVGPSDRLRALREEMDDAAMGSGPGTPPRDFANSMLGSVNRNTKITRKPVNGRGEPIEGGFPEGEEREEDEDGVVYEKPRVVEIRRPVMDSSQKAGLFGEMAGKVKRYEGSDSEDAEGTTGPSHQSLESGSPITPAEGEPPKIQINGAAAAPPPPPPPPMPGPTGVPPPPPPPPPPPPPPPPPPPPPGGMLSPMGGPPPPPPPPPMGGAPGMPPPPPPPLPGAISGHFLSQATPFAGGPSIGLPVVRPKRKLKALHWDKVDSPMTTHWAAHAPSAEEREEKYLELSRKGILDEVEKLFMAKEIKRLGVGGGAKKDDKKQIISADLRKAFEIAFAKFSQISVERIVQMIIHCDKDILDNTVVMDFLRKDDLCHIPDNTAKQMAPYSKDWTGANPDKADREQDPAELTRQDQIYLFTAFELHHYWKARMRALALTRTFEPDFDEITEKMRHVVGVSESLRDSVSLMNVLGLILDIGNYMNDANKQARGFKLSSLARLAMVKDDKNESTLADLVERIVRNQYPEWEEFSNDISGVMMAQKINIEQLQSDARQYIDTVKNVQMSLDAGNLSDSKKFHPQDRVSQVVQRIMKDARRKAEEMQLYLEEMMKTYNDIMVFYGEDPTDENARRDFFAKLAIFISEWKKSREKNVQLEETRRRNEASMKRKHAQLQVSNTKVEGAPPSPSSAGAMDSLLEKLRAAAPQTRDQRDRRRRARLKDRHQVRIASGQKIPDPDEIPEVEVALQQPPKEATIDEDGNPISPGLSSPREAGEDDVADRAAMLLQGIRGGDGADDADPEKRESLRRSRRQTAEEERRMRRRRREKATSTNTAVSEGDTTVTEAKEEDIPPTPSVESTPVEP, from the exons ATGTCTTCCACCGACAAATCGAGGCAGTCGTCAGGCGGAAAGTCTTTCTTCTCGCGCAATAGGAAAGACAAACGCAACACGAGCGACGAAGGCCGCCACCTGGCTGGAGGCGACTACTCCGACACGGCCAGCATACACTCGCGCGCCTCTCGTCATCACCGCGATTCGTCTGCCGTGTCCATCGACCAGTATCCCGAGTCCGGCATGACGGCCGGTCCCATGACGAGCATCCCATACGATAGCATTGCCGATTCTAGATCGCCGGTGCCAGTCGAATACCTCCCCAAGGGCGATCAGCTTGGCGTGCTGCGCCAAAACCCTCTGCCGCATCATCTCAACAAAGTAACAAGCGACTTTCACCAATATCCCAGCTTCGATCCGTCCACGATGGCCGGGGGCGCCGGTTCGCATGCGTCCGCGCAGCGTGTCCCGCAGTCCAACATCACAATGGCCAGCACTGGTCGTCAGACGCAATACCAACAGTGGGGACCAGGGCCTGCTCGCGGAAGTACAGCGAGCACAATCAATGGGTCCCACAACCCCAGATACGATTCGTACATGACATCGGCGGGTCGGAGCTCTGCTGACCAAGCTAGCATATTCTCATCAGGTAATGGAGGCACCTATGACATGACAGCAAATCGCTCATCAAGACCAGCACTGCCCAGTGCTTCTTCCCAGAGTTCTTATTCCTCGCATATGTCCTACAGGGACTCCTCGCACCCTTCTTCACACCGAATGACAAAGTTCCCCGGCATGGGACCCACTGGACACGATGGCTTTCATTTCCCGCGGCCGGACAACGACGATATCATCGACCAGATGTTTCTGGCCCTAATGCAGAAACGAGGATGGCACAACCTACCCGAGCAGGCTCGCCGCCAGATGGTCGCCTACGCGCCCGACAAGAAATGGACGTTGCTATACCAGGACCGATTGACCGAGTGGCAAGGAGAACAAAAGAGGAGGCAAACGGCGAAGCCGAATCAATATGCGGCCCCCGAGATCCTGGTCaactcggacgaggagggctCGCCGGAATGGTACGTCCGACGTGTGATGGATAATAGCTTGGACACAAAGGGTCTTGGAAGTTTGGAAGTCAACCTACGCACGCAGCAAATCGGTTGGGTCAAGCGCTTCATCGAGTGCCAAGGCCAGGTCGCGTTGACCAACGTCCTGATGAAGATCAACCGCAAGACTGCGATCGGCCCAGTACCCGACGGCAAGTCCGACAGGAATTCCGACCGCGAGTACGACATTATCAAGTGCCTCAAAGCTCTGATGAACAACAAgttcggcgccgacgacgccctaGCCCACCAACAAGTCATCATTGCGCTGGCCACCTCGCTCACCTCTCAACGCTTGACGACGCGGAAGCTGGTCAGCGAAGTTCTCACCTTTCTGTGCCACtggggcgatggcgaaggccACTTGAAAGTCATCCAGGCCCTGGACTCCGTTAAAGCTCAACAAGGAGAAAATGGCCGCTTCGACGCCTGGATGCGGCTTGTCGAGGTCACGGTGGACGGTCGTGGAAAGATGGGCAGCATGGTTGGAGCCAGCGACGAGGTCCGAAGCGGCGGAATCGGCATGGAGAACCTGCTGATGGAATATGCGGTCGCGACGCTGATTCTCATCAACATGATTGTCGATGCGCCAGAGAAGGATCTGCAGCTGCGGATGCACATCCGCGCCCAGTTTACAGCATGCGGCATCAGACGCATCCTGACCAAGATGGATTCGTTCCAGTACGACCTCATCGACAAGCAGGTTGAGCACTTCCGAACaaacgaggccatcgactACGAGGATATGCTGGAAAAGGAGAACAACAGCATTAAGGACAGCATCGAAGGAGAAGTTAAGGACCTCAACGATCCTGTCCAAATTGTCGATGCCATTCAGCAACGGCTGCGTGGGAGCAAGACCCAGGATTACTTCATCTCGGCTCTGCAACATCTGCTGCTCATCCGCGATAACGATGGCGAGGAGCGACTGCGAATGTTCCAGCTGGTGGACTCCATGCTCAGCTATGTGGCCATGGACCGGCGCTTGCCAAACATGGACCTGAAGCAGAGCCTAAACTTCACCGTTCAGAGTCTGCTAGACAAGCTTCACACGGATTCAGAGGCCCGGCAAGCCCTGGACGAGGCACTGGAAGCGAGGCAGGTCGCGGatgccgccatggccgagcgAGACGAGATGAAGGCGAGGATGGAACTGGGCGCCGATGGTCTCGTGGCGAAACTTCAGAAGCAACTGGATGAGCAAGCAAGGTTCATCGAAGCCCAGCGGCGACAGGCAGAAGGCTTGAAGGCCGAACTGGAGAATATCCAGACGCTACGCCAAAAGGAAGCCCAGCGCTACGAGCTCGAGACCAGAGAACTGTACCTCATGCTTAGGGATGCACAAGACGTTGCTGCGTCCAACGCTGTTAAGGGCAGTAAGCTCGGAGAAGACGACCCGGCTCGGATGCAAGGCATTCTGGACCGCGATCGCCTCATGGAGCGACTGCAGATGCAAATCGAACGCCAGAAGACGCAGTTCAAGCTGGAGGGCAGAGTATGGGGAGAGGCCGTGGGTCCTTCCGATCGGCTTCGCGCTCTTCGTGAGGAGATGGACGACGCTGCCATGGGGTCAGGACCCGGGACGCCGCCAAGAGACTTTGCAAACAGCATGCTTGGAAGTGTCAATCGCAACACAAAGATTACGCGAAAGCCGGTCAACGGTCGTGGCGAGCCTATCGAAGGCGGCTTCCCCGAGGGAGAAGagcgcgaggaggacgaagatggaGTTGTTTATGAGAAGCCCAGAGTCGTTGAAATCCGCCGGCCCGTTATGGATTCCAGCCAAAAAGCCGGTCTCTTTGGCGAAATGGCCGGTAAGGTTAAGAGGTACGAAGGGAGCGACTCggaagacgccgagggcacAACAGGCCCGTCGCATCAGAGCCTTGAGTCCGGCTCCCCCATCACTCCCGCTGAAGGCGAGCCACCCAAAATCCAGATTAATGGTGCGGCAGCCgccccgcctccgccgccgccgccgccgatgcctgGCCCAACCGGCgtccctccgccgcctccgcctccgccccccccaccaccaccgccaccgcctcctcctcctccccctggCGGCATGCTCTCGCCGATGGGcggtcctcctcctccaccgccgcctccgccaaTGGGTGGAGCGCCGGGTAtgccgccaccaccgccgcctccattGCCCGGTGCCATTTCTGGACACTTTCTTTCACAGGCTACGCCATTTGCTGGAGGACCTTCCATTGGCCTTCCTGTCGTTCGTCCGAAGAGGAAGCTCAAGGCTCTTCATTGGGACAAGGTCGATTCGCCCATGACTACCCATTGGGCCGCACACGCTCCGTCCGCTGAGGAGCGTGAGGAGAAGTACCTTGAACTCAGCCGCAAGGGTATCTTGGACGAAGTCGAGAAACTCTTTATGGCCAAAGAGATCAAGAGACTtggtgtcggcggcggtgccaagaaggacgacaagaagcaAATCATCTCGGCAGATCTTCGCAAAGCCTTCG aAATTGCCTTTGCCAAATTTTCTCAAATTTCCGTTGAGAGGATTGTACAGATGATCATCCATTGTGACAAGGATATCTTGGACAATACTGTTGTCATGGATTTCTTGCGAAAAGACGATCTCTGCCACATCCCTGACAACACGGCCAAGCAAATGGCACCCTACAGCAAAGACTGGACGGGCGCTAACCCCGACAAGGCCGACCGCGAGCAGGACCCAGCTGAGCTCACCAGACAAGACCAGATCTATCTGTTTACGGCCTTTGAGCTGCACCACTACTGGAAGGCCCGAATGCGCGCTCTTGCTCTTACCAGGACCTTTGAGCCCGACTTCGACGAAATTACGGAGAAGATGCGGCATGTAGTCGGCGTGTCCGAGTCTTTGAGAGACTCGGTATCGTTGATGaacgtcctcggcctcatTTTGGACATTGGAAACTACATGAACGACGCCAATAAGCAAGCCCGTGGTTTCAAGCTGAGCtccctcgcccgtctcgccATGGTCAAGGATGACAAGAACGAATCCACACTAGCGGACCTGGTCGAGCGGATCGTCCGCAACCAGTACCCCGAATGGGAAGAGTTCTCGAATGACATTTCGGGTGTCATGATGGCGCAGAAGATCAACATCGAGCAGCTCCAGTCGGACGCCAGGCAGTACATCGACACGGTCAAGAATGTTCAGATGTcgctcgacgccggcaaTCTCAGCGACTCCAAGAAGTTCCATCCTCAAGATCGCGTCAGCCAGGTTGTTCAGAGGATCATGAAGGACGCAAGAAGAAAGGCGGAGGAGATGCAGCTGTACCTGGAGGAAATGATGAAGACGTACAACGACATCATGGTCTTCTACGGCGAAGACCCTACGGACGAAAACGCCCGGAGAGACTTCTTTGCCAAGCTCGCCATATTCATCTCGGAGTGGAAGAAGTCGAGGGAGAAGAACGTGCAGCTGGAGGAGACGCGCAGGCGCAACGAGGCATCCATGAAACGCAAGCACGCCCAACTCCAGGTATCCAATACCAAGGTGGAGGGggcaccgccctcgccatccaGCGCAGGTGCTATGGACTCTCTCCTGGAGAAGTTGCGTGCCGCTGCGCCCCAGACCCGGGACCAGAGAGATCGCCGTCGCAGGGCAAGACTCAAGGACCGTCATCAGGTGCGGATAGCATCCGGACAGAAGATTCCTGATCCGGACGAGATTCCCGAGGTGGAAGTCGCTTTACAGCAGCCGCCCAAGGAGGCAACAATCGATGAGGACGGCAATCCCATCAGCCCAGGACTGTCGTCGCCCAGAGAAgctggcgaggatgatgtGGCCGATCGCGCGGCGATGCTGCTCCAAGGTATACGTGGAGGAGAcggggccgacgacgccgacccagaaaagagagagagcctgCGGCGCTCGCGGAGGCAAACTGCCGAGGAAGAGCGGCGGATGAGAAGACGCAGGCGGGAGAAGGCGACTTCGACCAACACGGCCGTCAGTGAAGGAGACACGACTGTGACGGAAgcgaaggaggaggatatACCCCCAACACCTTCGGTTGAGAGCACACCTGTAGAACCATGA
- a CDS encoding Quinate permease, giving the protein MAIAGFLRRIVKNDAMKEDPVEIYGWRVFALAAASCFGGMLFGWDIGAIGGVLAMEATQKQFGYFDASKAEKSNQDQNIVSTLQGGCFAACLITPYLTDRFGRRWCLIVTGIITTIGVVFQAASAEHGNLPLMYVGRFVAGLGVGAASMLTPLYVSECAPRAIRGGLTAFYQLFIVTGTMMAFWINYGSLLHITGKALYAVPLALQAVPAVFLSIGMFFCPESPRWCAKQDHWERTKDILVRLRGLPADHSYVQGELTEMATQLESERRLVGDATAVTLLKEMWLIPGNRKRAILTVLLMICQQMAGVNAINYYAPQIFKNLGMKGTEPSLFATGVYGVVKVAACACFLTFVADSLGRRWSLIWTGFAQGLAMFVVGIYGRVNPPVEGKPIPPFGYVAITCIFLWTVFFQFGWGPCCWIVISEIPTARLRAMNVALGALTQWLFNFIIARTVLTMQLTMGYKGYGMFFMFGSFGFAMGTFVYFFIPETKGLSLEKMDELFGVTQLVKNIDEEPEARAGSIHEHPVEKRQ; this is encoded by the exons ATGGCAATTGCCGGCTTCCTCCGTCGCATCGTCAAGAACGATGCGATGAAGGAGGACCCGGTAGAGATATACGGGTGGAGAGTCTTCGCTCTGGCCGCCGCAT CTTGCTTCGGGGGCATGTTGTTCGGATGGGACATTGGtgccatcggcggcgtcctcgccatGGAGGCGACGCAGAAGCAATTCGGCTACTTTGACGCctccaaggccgagaagtcCAACCAGGACCAGAACATCGTCTCGACCCTCCAGGGCGGCTGCTTCGCCGCCTGCCTCATCACCCCCTACCTCACCGACAGATTCGGCCGTCGCTGGTGTCTCATCGTCACAG GaatcatcaccaccatcggcgtcgtcttccaaGCCGCCTCTGCCGAGCACGGCAATCTCCCCCTCATGTACGTCGGCCGCTTCGTcgcgggcctcggcgtcggcgccgcgtcCATGCTCACGCCCCTATACGTCTCCGAGTGCGCCCCGCGTGCCATCCGCGGTGGCTTGACGGCCTTTTACCagctcttcatcgtcaccgGTACCATGATGGCTTTCTGGATCAACT ACGGCAGCCTCCTCCACATCACCGGCAAGGCGCTGTACGCCGTGCCCCTGGCCCTGCAGGCCGTCCCGGCCGTGTTCCTGTCCATCGGCATGTTCTTCTGCCCGGAGAGCCCGCGCTGGTGCGCCAAGCAGGACCACTGGGAGCGGACCAAGGACATCCTCGTGCGCCTGAGGGGCCTGCCCGCCGATCACTCGTACGTCCAGGGCGAGCTGACCGAGATGGCCACGCAGCTCGAGTCGGAGCGCCGCCTCGTGGGTgacgccaccgccgtcacGCTCCTCAAGGAGATGTGGCTCATCCCCGGTAACAGGAAGCGCGCTATCCTCACTGTGCTGCTGATGATTTGCCAACAGATGGCCGGAGTGAACGCCATT AACTACTACGCGCCCCAGATCTTCAAGAACCTCGGCATGAAGGGCACCGAGCCCTCGCTGTTCGCCACTGGCGTTTACGgcgtcgtcaaggtcgccgcctgcgcctgctTCCTCACCTTCGTCGCCGACTCGCTCGGCCGTCGGTGGAGTCTGATCTGGACCGGCTTCGCCCAGGGCTTGGCCatgttcgtcgtcggcatctACGGCCGCGTCAACCCTCCCGTCGAGGGCAAGCCT ATCCCGCCCTTTGGCTACGTCGCCATCACCTGCATCTTCCTCTGGACCGTCTTCTTCCAGTTCGGCTGGGGCCCCTGCTGCTGGATCGTCATCTCTGAGATCCCAACCGCGCGCCTGCGCGCCATgaacgtcgccctcggcgccctgaCGCAGTGGCTTTTCAACTTCATCATCGCCCGGACCGTCCTGACGATGCAGCTGACCATGGGTTACAAGGGCTAC GGCATGTTCTTCATGTTCGGCTCGTTCGGCTTCGCCATGGGAACCTTTGTCTACTTCTTCATccccgagaccaagggcCTGAGCCtggagaagatggacgaGCTGTTCGGCGTCACGCAGCTGGTCAAGAacatcgacgaggagcccGAGGCCCGCGCCGGGAGCATCCACGAGCATCCGGTCGAGAAGCGTCAGTAG